The proteins below are encoded in one region of Aequorivita iocasae:
- a CDS encoding GLPGLI family protein has product MIRYILIALLFFSFTANAQNISGQAYYESKTTVDMDALGGGSEMSEEMKKTVAQMMKSALEKTYILTFNKEESIYKEQEKLDAASMNPGFKMMMSSYTPGAQYKNLKTGQIVEENEFFGKQFLVTDSIKHLDWQITKESKTIGQYIAFKATAVKKVDPNDYSMARPKKKDEKENAEVKKDSTQPQDPMDMIEIPEEIEVTAWFTPQIPVSNGPGEYAGLPGLILELNVYRTTLLCSKIVMNPKEAEKIEPPKKGKEVTREEYVKIVKEKTDELRENFQNRGGNGRRGGGF; this is encoded by the coding sequence ATGATACGATATATTTTAATAGCTCTATTATTTTTCTCCTTTACCGCCAATGCCCAAAACATTAGCGGCCAAGCCTATTATGAATCTAAAACCACGGTAGATATGGATGCTCTTGGCGGAGGTAGTGAAATGAGCGAGGAGATGAAAAAAACCGTCGCCCAAATGATGAAAAGTGCTTTGGAGAAAACCTACATTTTAACTTTCAATAAAGAAGAATCAATATATAAAGAACAGGAAAAGCTGGATGCCGCATCTATGAATCCCGGATTTAAGATGATGATGAGCAGCTACACACCGGGTGCTCAGTATAAAAATCTTAAAACAGGGCAGATTGTGGAAGAGAACGAATTTTTCGGAAAACAATTTTTAGTGACAGATTCCATTAAGCATTTAGATTGGCAAATAACCAAGGAGTCCAAAACCATTGGGCAATACATCGCTTTTAAAGCCACGGCTGTTAAAAAAGTAGATCCCAATGATTACAGCATGGCGCGCCCAAAAAAGAAGGACGAAAAAGAAAATGCTGAAGTAAAAAAAGATTCTACGCAACCACAAGACCCGATGGATATGATTGAAATTCCAGAGGAAATTGAAGTTACGGCTTGGTTTACCCCACAAATTCCCGTGAGCAACGGCCCCGGGGAATATGCCGGACTGCCCGGACTTATTTTGGAACTGAACGTTTATAGAACCACACTTTTATGTTCCAAAATAGTGATGAACCCAAAAGAAGCTGAAAAAATTGAACCTCCCAAAAAAGGAAAAGAAGTAACCCGCGAGGAATATGTAAAAATCGTAAAAGAGAAAACAGACGAGCTTCGTGAAAACTTTCAAAATCGTGGGGGCAATGGACGTCGCGGTGGAGGATTTTAA